In Primulina huaijiensis isolate GDHJ02 chromosome 4, ASM1229523v2, whole genome shotgun sequence, the DNA window ccacttcagtttggtcttatcagtgccaaaactgaaactattagttacaacaggctatttcagttcgtgactgatcttagcacaacttaacaatataacagagattacagtgtgctaacaagctcaaagaaggtagccttgaatgctacagatagaacttagtaagagtgagcttttgatttcagcagagtaacagcttgagtaaaatagttgttcttgtatcCTTGTTTCTTCAGCTACtctcttcgcctatttataggcttctcttccatcgataacttgatataatatttgaattttatatccgttgattgccacgtcgatattttCCTGACAATTGTTCACTGTAGACCTCTGAAATACGGcgttccactatgagttgcagtcttcttgtactgatgtcggttgaacgtccttttcatttgatgacatGTATGgttgagcgatcagctgataagcttgtgatgagtgaatcaactgatcagtttccaactgatcagtcagctgtcttcagaaatccagttaggttcaactgatcagtttccaactgatcagtcagttaactccgAAGATTCAGGTctgctggattcggttgcctttgataactcacgtgatacttcagttaggcaagtttTGTAATatgaatacttgatcagttagtccaatagataaatggtttgtcaaacagccaaaattaagtttccaacaacatatcacatcataaaatatgcTTACACATGACTGACATCAACTacatacaaacaactcatatctTCGGGACAtgtcccggtatatagatacatatatatactggaATAGGCCACTCAACCTCAACTCAAATGTGACTCCCTCCAAAATTAcattctccggtctcctgagGAGTATCTGTCcttgtccacacacaaagatAACAACAGCCCCCCTTGGGGGTGAACAAACGCTCCGTATGGAATAATCATAATATATACAACATGTATCTACACAATGATGTATGATATGTAATGCATGTATATCGTGGAGATATTAGGTCGAATGCCCATCTACTGAGAAAATATCAGaaccaatcgaatcgctatcaaatcaatgctcgagctggcacaccggtcTCAGTCAAGTATAAGGGAATATCCGTATGATAGAGTCggcaaagcgccatcaaatcccaaatctcaaccAATCAATCATAGGGagccacataatgccaaacataacATCATGCTCAAAACcccataatcaaaatcaaatgatataaaggtatccaaggatcatagctcaatatgcatgtcatgtatcgatatatgtataaaatgatgtgtgttaacaaaatatttatttatacatcAATCTACCAATCATGAATGTCATGTATGTCACATcaaatcaacaaataaggcatatagacacatattTTCAGTCAAATAAATCAAGCATATATCATATGACacagatacatgtcgtatgttactcagtcgcaacatacctcaattcttcgtttccaaCTCAATGTAGCTTTAGGATTTTAGTACATAAAATCTATctatataatcaaaatatttatctcaATCAATTAATTCATTCAAATTTAATACTAATAGTGTATTTGAATATATCAATTCGTTCTACACTATTCAGTTTAACCTTTTCATTTTAAGAATAATTATATCACattataaatcataataactCGTTATTATGCAATCATTATTATACATCCATTCATTTACAATCAAAATTcaagtttcaaaaattgttttgaaactttgaaaattcatataaaattgaaatcataacataattcaatttcaattttaaaagttAGTTCTTGTCAGTTATTCTATCTCATATATTGATCTTGAATTCAAATACATGCTTTTCCtgcaattcaataaataaaagtgCTGAATCCAAGAGAAAATTACCCCAAAAGAATGCTCTCAACAcgaggattccgaatatataatttgtttcgagTTTTGACAACGTTTCAAGGTAGATTCGAATAACAGAATTtggttttcttgtttttctttcgtATTTTTCAGGTAAAATGAAGAAAGGTTTGAAGGAAACCCATGCTTATCGACCTCAAATGTTGTTCAGCTAAGCGGTGCGCGCATAGGCTCGAGAACTAGCGCAGCCGCGCTCATAGTTATGTCCGGAAGTATTTTTACAAAGCTGCGGGCGCGGGTGCGCGGGATCCTGAGAGGGTGCGCGTCTTATTTTGTCCGAAACACTATTTTAGATTTCGAATTAGCAAAAGtagtcaacataaaagttgttgatctatgtctcggatctcATTTGTCACcgacctcactcaatttggatatcaGACTCtagagttatgctcattctccaaAAATTTGTCAGTGTAGGAATTTCAATGCACACGATACACTTCGTATTGATTTTGCTCCTATTTCCAAATTGATTTGgataaaactcaaaacatgaaaattttagttCTATGTATCAGATTTGTAATGAATttggtttcatttcatttgaacTAATACTCAGATAATTATGACGAAAACCGTAATATGTGTCACTTTTCTATTGCGGTTTAGTACAtcattcaaacacaaatcaattacTACTACAATCTTTCATTATCATAACATATTTTCTGACTTTCATTGTGAATTATATACTTTATACACTTTTAATAATATgacaatttcatgaattatcgagaatcaaaatatgatttatgataatatgATGCGAtgtccttacatttctccctcacttaaaagatttcgtccttgGAATATTAACTACttcaccagttatagtacatatcaaaactaaaatcagtgaATATATCATCATACATTGAATACAAAGGAACAAATGGAATAGAAtcaaacaagtgcggatatgattctcgcatcttgctttccaattctCACGTTGACTCCTCCGCACCaagtccatagcaatatgttcccaattccattttgggatttcaagactatggagtaatcctcccgGTTTTATTCTatcggctttcacttgctggcattCAAGGCATTTAGAAATAAATTCAGCAATTTCATTCTTCATAtgtctccaccagaattgatGTCTCAATGTAAAATACATTTTTCGGACCCCagagtgaataatgtatttgctacaatgtgcttcacgaagaagggcagatttcaaaaacaaccaaccattaagtcgtaaagatcCATCAGAAGCAATATGAAAGCCAGAatgatgtcctgcagatacaagttaTTTAGACTTTTCAATCAGAGTATCGCTTTgttgggcctttcgtattttagatatcaaattaggctcaatttgcaatgcggAGACGGTGACAGAATTTCAATTCGATTGAAAAGTCCAggcagaagtacatatatcctcgtgtACTTTGGCGACATTTACAGGAGATAAAACAGAGTCATGAACTTTACGACTAAGGACATCCGCAGTAACGTTCACCGATCCAGGGTGATACAAGTCGTTTAAGAGATCCATCTACCTGTGTTGCCTCATTTTAAATCAGACTGAGAAAAgaaatatttcagactcttatggtctgaataaataacaaacttttcaccatataaataatggAGCCAAATTTTCagagcaaacacaatggcagccaattccATATCATGAACAGGGTAacgagtttcatgagattttaattgacgagacgcattaGCAACCACCTTGTCATGTTCCATCATAACACAGCCCAAATCTTTACTTGATGCATCTGTACACaatacaaatcctccggtacctgagggaatagtaagcataggtgttgtggtcaatctcgtcttcaattcaagaaaactagctgcacattcatctgaccaaatgaatgtctgattcttctgtgtcattTGAGTAATAAGTTtagctatttttgaaaatccttcaataaaacgactataataaccagctaaactcATGAATCTACGGATTTCAGGGACATttgtaggtctcggccaattcaatatagcttcaaccttagcaggatcaagagatatgccatgtctcgaaatgacgtgaCACAAAAATACTACTCTATGcatccagaattcacatttggacaatttagcatataaatagCCATTgagaagagtttgaagtaccggTCCCAGATGTACCggtctcagatgttcagcatgctccttttttgatttcgaatatacaagaatatcatcaataaagacgataaaaaaaaaaatcaatcatggTCTAACAAGTAAGAACTTcaaatttttattctatttttcaGTTCATTTCTTGTAAACTTTGAGCACaatcaattttaatttcaagtcaAGAATTATAATTATCGATCTACAAGATAATTGATGGATTTTCTCATGTGAAAAAATCACACATCTCACTCGGCCACAAAAAGCAACAAGTTTTACTAAACAAATTAGTACAAGACTATAAAAATCAAAGCATAAGAAATATGTAAAATCAAAGAATTGAAAAACAAGACACACACCCTCTAATTTAGGCATCCATGGAACCTTCTACCCGAATTATCATTTGTCTAAAAAACCTTCGATTGTGATCTTTTTCCACATTTATAGAACGATATTCCCCGTTCAGAAACATATGACGTCGTAATCTCGTGTGAAATAATTTTTCCTCTTCTTAGACATTTAGGGATTAGTTGAAAGAAAACTAAGGATTTGCTTCCACATTATAAGCTTCGTTTGATTTGTGTGATGGGATAACtgagtaaaaaaatatttaaatgattatttatataaatataaagatagttgatataatgttattaaataTACAGTGTTTGGTATGAATGATTAGAAAATTGGGATAAATAATTGAATGTTTGGTGTCATTGattataaaagtaaaatatttaaaaatatacctTAATTTCCCAAAATGCCCTCAATTGAACCTTCTTTCCATACCTACGCACAAGAAATCACCCAACCCTTCATGTGTCTCACAAGCCAGAAGAAAACTTCATTATTTCTTCAAAAACCTTCGCATGAAAAAATTGAGTTGATGCAAAACATCTACTCATTCGGAGATGCCAGCCGACTTCACCAACTTCATCCGATTTCACGGCCGACTTTTGACATATTTTTGCCTGATTTTTTAACAGATCTGCAAATCCGTGATTTTCGATTTAATAATTCAGTTCCTCATTTTCAATAGGTTTGTTATTTTTTGGGGGATACCGATTTCCTCAAAATTTTCACTGCTCTGGTGTCATTTAGCAAATAAGGTCAGCATAGAGTCATAAATCTTGTGTATTAGAAATAATATCTTGTGACTGAAATgaaataattgttattttttcttttgtatgatTATCTTCTTAACTAATAATTGACTTGAAGTAGAGATCCCATgtaaatatacaaaattaaaatccgattttagttttatttcaaTTTCTCTATAATGTGGATTATGTGAAATGTATGTTAGcataataaaatattgtgtCGTGTTGGTAAGAGTTAATTATTCTGTATGAGGTTAATGCTCATGATGAATGACACATTCGACATGTTTGATATTGTAGTTGTCATGAAATTCAGAAGGCCACCACAATGCCAGTGTGGTAATGGTTTCATGCTTTTGCGCCAGGCAAGTGAATTTGCCACTCATCCAGGGAAGCATTACTACATTTTCCTGGCCTCTTTGAAGCACCCTAACAAATTTATTGGTATGATGAATATCATACAACCTGTGACAATGATAACATGCAGACACAGGCGCAAAACATGAGTCAAACAAGTCGTCATACCACAAAAAAATGCATGAATAGAGCTGGATATAATCGCGAACCACCCACATAGTACTCGTCATCCACGGTCAACACTTATACATCTAACAACAAACTCTCGTCATCGAACTTACCCTTGCATGACACCAATTCCCAAAGGCTTTCCATGTAGAAAATTTGTTGCTGCTTTGGTTGTATATGTTTCTTTCTCTGCGTAttactatttttaattttgtgcCTTGTTGTGtcaaaataaaaacatgcatatcaGATATTTCTGTGTCACATGATCATCACTTGGTATGATATTGTTTGTTGTAGTATACATGGTATGTTGTATAATTTGGGTGTTATGTAAGTGTTTTGTTTTGTGTTGCTTGTATGAgacataattttaatataaatttgggTTGCTATCTAATTTTGTTGCTATCTAGTTTTTATTACTATCGAATGATATATGATTCAATTTGTTTAATATGCATAtccttcatttttaatattctgaAGAGGCTAGAGTCTACATTATAATCTCTTATTGCAATTTATGTAGACATGACTCCCACTATAGATGAGTGACATTTATCATGATCAATTAACTGCACTTTGacatatttattgataatatattttttgttacgCATAAATGTGGTTGGTATATAAGACTTTAATGCTGACAccgatataatttttttcacttacaaaattttttttatttaaagacaACTTTGCATTCTCTTTACTGAGACCATGCATATCATACCCCTCCTCAAAGACCAAAGAAATTTACTTAGCTGCTTATGGTTCAACAATGTCTAAGAACCTGGATAGTTCTTCCGAGGCTACTGTTACAAGCAagtattatgttattttaagtgACAGTGAGGCCAATAACAAAGTGATAGAACTTACATCGGATCATAACAAAATCATAGACCTTACATCGGACGATGAAGAGGCTGAGTGTGCGGTGGAAAATAAAGTGGAAGTAAGCTCTCTTGGGAAAGGTACTGTATCTGTTTGTGCATCTCATCATTCTGGCCATATTATGTTAGGTGATGGTATAGGGAAGGTGGATATAAACTTTGCACAAGGgaagaaaaatataaatgttcACTCTTCAAAGACAATGAAACACAAGTTGAATGGTTTACTGACCAACAAAAAGAAGCGGCTTGATATTCCAGACTGTAACAACCCATCGTTTCAGCAGTGTAGCTCCCAATCATCTTCATCCCCTCTTAAAATTCGTAGGCAAAAGTTAATGTGAACTAAGTATGTATTAGTGTTTTGAACCTCACTTTTGGCTTTGATATGGCCTTGTAATGTAACGCTATCTATGTATTTTGGATGTCTAGGCAggtttataatatatgtatgttgTTTTTGTATGCCTTAGTGCATAAGAAgcttgtaacgacccattacaggctcagtggaccgcccatacggcccactgccccaatcgacccaaggctatcccgatcttgggctctgctctatgggccttggcccatctatggaactcttccctcacgtgctttccataggcgtcgtatgggttactcatagaactctccagcccatgcactggagtctgtgccttcccagactcgaacctgagatcacatggatatatagatactcatgggctggagagttctatgagtaacccatacgacgcctatggaaagcccgtgagggaagagttccatagatgggccaaggcccatagagcagagcccaagatcgggatagccttgggtcgattggggcagtgggccgtatgggcggtccactgagcctgtaatgggtcgttacaagcTTCTTATGCACTAAGGCATACAAAAAcaacatacatatattataaaccTGCCTAGACATCCAAAATACATAGATAGCGTTACATTACAAGGCCATATCAAAGCCAAAAGTGAGGTTCAAAACACTAATACANttgtaacgacccattacaggcccagtggaccgcccatacggcccactgccccaatcgacccaaggctatcccgatcttgggctctgctctatgggccttggcccatctatggaactcttccctcacgggctttccataggcgtcgtatgggttactcatagaactctccagcccatgcactggagtctgtgccttcccagactcgaacctgagatcacatggatatatagatactcagcacaagtctggtaccaattgatctagccgtatgggcggtccactgggcctgtaatgggtcgttacaaagCTACTGCCCCTGTAAGAGGTTCAAAACAAAAGTCAAATGGTTCACCTACAATTGCAATTAAATCGTTATGGGTTTGTTATTTGCtaatttttccaaaatatgTCAATTACTTGTTCATTATTGTTTCACTAATCTCGCTTGTTATTTTTGTCAACCCATCGaataatatattattcaaatttaatataaaaaattcaatgtAATGAACTAGTTGATAAATTGATGTTTACAAATACGAGGACCAACCAAATGATAAGACCTACAAACCACGAATCAAAGAAACAAGCAAATCAGAAATACAAATCTAAAAATGCACAAATAAAACCaagcatatatttatatatgcttTTAAGAGTGgcaggaaaaatagaatattGTGTATTTCCAAAACTACATGGTTTGTTCAACATAAGACATTCACAATCACAATATTGTGCAGTTTCAAAACATTACTGCCTGCAAACCTTACCAAAATACCGTGTCATACTAAGTCGCGGCAAACCTTGAGAATATCATTGCATGGTGGAAGACTAGTTATCAAAAGGCTATCATGAGCAATTAACAAATCAAACAGTGTTGAGAAGCCAACGCACCAAAGAAATTCTGGCCTCATCTAGAAGACTGAAGAATATCTCTAAGTAGCTTGGTTTGTCAACTAGCATTGTTGCAGCTACAACTCTTTCGTTCATGGCGAGTTCGAGAATCCTCCCCAAGGCATCAAACACCTTCTTATTTCCATTTGACTTCCCATCATCTCGACCACCTCGGTGTCCTAACTCTGATAGTTTTTCAACCAATTTCTCTGTGAAATTATTAATGACATCAACAAACAGATCTTCGCCTTGTGATTGGCGCTTGCGTTTCTTGCCGCTAACCTTTTTGCTACCAAAATCATTGATCGATGGATGGTTGGTTGCAGAAATAGATTCGGCAGCTTCTTCAATCCCATGTAATATATTTTCCATGATAGTATCCATTTGAGGTGGGTCCATTTGCAGTGGTGGGTTGGTACTCATGTTCAAAACAGCTTGTACAGAAGCTGTAAAGCCCACATATCGCTCTCCAGTGGCACGATCATTACCCAAAATCTCACACCAGTCATTAAAATACGGCCATGACTTGTACCGCATCGTACGTGCATTGTTATCACTCtgtataaaaaagaaaaataaaatgttactGATCAAATAACTATATTTCATATATGAAATAACGAGGCATAAAATATCTTTTGTAAACTTAAATAACCTTGTATTCTTCAATTGCATAATGTAAGAAACAATTTGCATATAATAGTTTGTAAGACTAATGTCATTTGATTGGAAATAACACATCATATTCACATTTACATATATACAATAACCTTCACAAAGACGTCCCATGCTTCGTCAGTCGCATCAATCGTTTTTTCTGTTTCATTTCACCCCACTCCACTTCGGCTAAGCATAGTTACTAGAGTACCATAAGTCTTTTTCCACACATGGATTTTAGAATTTATGTGGGATTGCCTCGTAAATCAGTGTTGGGAAACACTTTTCTCATAGCTTCCTCAAGAAAAACCAAGTGCCCAGCCCGAAAACCATTTTCACTTTTAAATCCTCCTCTCATTGCATCTTTCAAAGATTGAATAAGGACTTCCTATTCACGGCTATTCCACACACGCCTACTTTTTTCTGATTTCTTCACTTTTCCAGATCCAGTGTTGCTAGATGCTCCAAACTCCATGACTCTGTATAATATTAGTCAATGCCCTGAATTGAGAACATAAATGTtggtcataattttttttaaaaaaattatactaaCTTATGCATTATGATATTCAGTAtaacaaaaatatcatataaaataaaataatgtcaaaTAAAATCACATTATGTCTAGTACAACAAAAAGTAAACCACAAAGTATCTCACACCCATTTATCAAATTCTTCACAGAAGAAAACAAACAACATGttaataattaaaacataagTTAATTGTGATACATCAACATGGCCAAGTTATCTCTCCACATATCCCAAGCTACTGAAGACTCCATGTTTTCAATGAACTCATCTTCTATTTCTTCATTAGAAGCTCCCGATGCATTTTCAAATTCTTCGAGTGGATCGTCGGGCATTCCAGATTGAATAAAATTATGTAGGAGCATGCGGGCCAAGATCATATGGTTTTGAACCTGAAGAGGGTAAAATGTGGGACTCCGAAGAACAGCCCATCGTTTTTCATTAAACCAAAAGCCCTCTCAATAACATTGTGTGCACGACAATGCTTGGAGTTGAAATATTCCTTATAATTTTGTGGTCCACTATTAGAATTCGCCCAATCATTAATATGATAACGGGTTCTTCTATATGGGGTTAAGAATCTTTCTACGTTTCCATATCTATTGTCACATAGATAGTAGCAACCTGTCATCATTGTAAACTATGAGTTTGGGCTCActgttattcaaaataaaatattaaaatttgaagttattgacatattataatgtttttatttttatttgtatcATAATATTATTGATGTATTGATGGTACAAGCAAAGatcaaattttgaatattaCCTCTCGAAATCTTCAACCCATCTTGTCGATTCATAGAATCTCGGAGAACCCTCGCATCTGCTGTTGAACCTTCCCACCCGGTTAATGCATACACAAACTTCATATCATGATCACAAACACCCAAAACATTAATTTCTATCGTCCCTTTCCTTGTTCTATATTTTGGCTTATCCATGATTGGTACATGAACATTGATATATGTACCATCCAGAGCGCCTAGACAGCCCTGCTAACAATGCAAATAAAATTCACTCCAAGGTATATcgatataaaacatatatagaATGTCTTTGAATCATAGCATACATACCTTGAACCATTTCCATGTTTCCTGCGAGAAAGTCTCATCCACAGGAACCAGCTTCGCAAGAAGTATTGTGTGTAGCATAAGAATTGCTATAAGTACTTCATGGAAGTGAGTGCTTACAGTGTGGCCACTTCGTAAATAGTCGTGTCCAATTATCCTATTCTTTTTATGATGCGCTAATATTGACAAGAACATTGCAACCTTCTCTTCGACTCTGACATATCGATAATCTAAAACCCCGCTGACATGCCTTACCAAGTAACATAGCCTTCCAAATGCGTTTCGACACATCCTTAAGTTGACAACACACTGCACATCACTGGCTTCAATAATCATATGCAAGTGGTTTACTTGAGTACATATTTTTTCTGTCACATTGTATGAAATATCTGTTTGGCGACACCTATGCTTACGTGGTGCTATGAGCTTCTGGTAATACCGTGTTACATGACTCAAGAACACAAATGAGCACAACACCGTTTGATATAAAACTAAAGCATCTTGGATATAACAATCTTCTCCATCCATGGCAGAAGCAGCAGAAATGTTTCGGCCATATGATTAGTAAATGGAATACAAATTCAATGAACTTGGGAACAACACATAAACACTTAGGCCACTTATTTCCTTTATTGTAGAAACTTGTAATGATCCCTTTACACTTTCTTTCcggaaaattatatatcaattcACATTGGTATACGTGTATATTGTTGTTTGCGACTATAGGATTTGAACATAATGAAAAAGCACTTAATCTTTCTCCATTCAACCGGCAAAATTTATCCACTtccttaaattaatttaaacttacTGCAATAACAAACTATATTCTAAACATGAGAAGGATTTGTAATAAAAAGGCATAGTAGAGGATAGTACAGTGTGTATTTATGTCTTATTCACAATCACTTCTTTGTCAATGCTACCccttacaaaaaaattattgctACAAGAGCAAATTAGTATTCAATAGTAGGAGATAAAACCAGAAGGTGGAAACAATCTTGAAACAAAACACCATGTCATTGATATATAcaatattctaaaataaatttagatACACAATGGCAATAACTGaactttgaaagaaaaaaaaaacaagtaaatTAAAGCACAAAAAAACAGTTCTTATGTTTGACCAACACAGTGTATCGACACATAATAgaaaacacaaataaaaattttgagcaTTTATTCGAAAAAGAGGTTATTGCCAACAAATGTTTCGAAAAAAATATGGATACAATAATTATTGCTTAAATCAATGTAGAGATCTCCATCTTTAGAAAATTAATTGTTGGTCGATGTTCATaacaaaaaacttcaaaacaaagaatgattaaaattCTTGAAGAAACTAAGCATTGTCATGAAGATCGACACACTTACCTTGGTCGATGCTTGCTACACCTtctga includes these proteins:
- the LOC140975924 gene encoding uncharacterized protein, producing MRYKSWPYFNDWCEILGNDRATGERYVGFTASVQAVLNMSTNPPLQMDPPQMDTIMENILHGIEEAAESISATNHPSINDFGSKKVSGKKRKRQSQGEDLFVDVINNFTEKLVEKLSELGHRGGRDDGKSNGNKKVFDALGRILELAMNERVVAATMLVDKPSYLEIFFSLLDEARISLVRWLLNTV